Proteins co-encoded in one Nicotiana sylvestris chromosome 7, ASM39365v2, whole genome shotgun sequence genomic window:
- the LOC138873022 gene encoding uncharacterized protein, with protein sequence MPGYAKFIKDLVTKKRSMNCEMIKMTHQVSAIVHSMAPKLEDPGAFTIPCTIGNADFLKALCDLGASINLMPYSVFKMLGIGQPIPTSMRLKMVDRTMKRPLGIIYDVLVRVDKFILLADFVILDCKVDYEVLIILGRPFLATGKALVDVEVGELTFRVGDENVVFHVCKLMRHPNSNEVCSFVDLVTEVIVEDTSVVINVEDPFKAVLLNYDVDEKEVLVEMSMLCRFHLCGAPIEEEGNRMDIGGYSGYKTRLLHAQNHIVGGFQTFRGTSKKVE encoded by the exons ATGCCGGGATATGCCAAGTTCATaaaggacttggtaacaaagaagagatcAATGAACTGTgaaatgatcaaaatgacacatcaagtgagtgcTATTGTGCACTCCATGGCTCCAAAGTTAGAAGACCCCGGTGCCTTTACAATCCCATGCACTATTGGTAATGCCGATTTTCTCAAAGCTTTGTGTGACTTGGGAGCAAGCATTAACTTGATGCCATATTCTGTGTTCAAGATGTTGGGGATTGGGCAACCAATACCTACTTCAATGAGGTTGAAAATGGTGGATAGGACAATGAAGAGGCCATTGGGGATAATTTATGATGTGCTAGTTCGGGTCGACAAGTTCATACTTCTCGCAGATTTTGTAATACTTGACTGTAAGGTTGACTACGAGGTGCtgatcatattggggagacctttcctagctacagggaaggccttagttgatgtggaagtaggggagctcaccttccgggtgggcgATGAAAATGTTGTGTTCCATGTTTGCAAGTTAATGAGGCATCCTAATAGCAACGAAGTGTGTTCGTTTGTAGATCTTGTGACAGAAGTGATTGTTGAAGACACAAGTGTTGTGattaatgtggaggacccattcaAAGCTGTGTTGTTGAATTATGATGTGGATGAGAAGGAAGTCTTGGTGGAAATGTCAATGCTTT GTAGATTCCACCTTTGCGGTGCTCCAATAGAGGAAGAAGGCAATAGGATGGACATTGgtggatattcggggtataagacccgccttttgcatgcacaaaatcatattGTAGGAGGATTCCAAACCTTCcgtggaacatcaaagaaggttgaatga